The Cupriavidus necator DNA window GAGGTGACCAGTGGCATGAGCCATGAGCTGTGGCAGCGCTTCCAGGACCGGGAACTGGACCTGGTGCTGGTCAAGCAGCGGGTCGGGCAGGCGCCGGGGCTGGCCAGCTGGCCCGAGCCGCTGTGCTGGATCGACAGCCGCAGCCGTCCGGCGGTGGCGCGCGACCCGGTGCCGCTGGTGGCGTTTCCGGTGGGCGGGCTGTACCGCGGCGAGATGACGCACGCGCTCGACGCCGGCGGACGGCGCTGGCGTGTGGCCTTTGTCAGTGCCAGCCTGGCCAGCATCCTGGCCGCGGTGGCCGACGGCCTGGGCGTCACCCTGCTGCCGCGGCGCCTGGCCACGGCTCAGCACCAGGTGCTGGAGGACGGCGGCTGGCCCGCCGCGGTGCCCGACGTCGAGCTCAGCCTGCACGCGCAGCCGGACCTGCCGGCCGCGGCGCGCGACATGGCCGCGCGGCTGGCCGCGCTATGCGAGACCGTGATGGGGTCGGGCGCGCCGCCCGCGGATCAGCCGAAGAACTCGTTGTAGTAGCGGGTGCAGGTGCCGGCCGGGCGGAAGGTGTATGGCAGCTCGGCCATTGCCGCGGCTTCCAGCGAGCCGAACGGGATGTCGGGCGCGGCCAGGGGGCCGGCTTCGGGGGCGGACTGATGGTCGGGGCGCGCAAGCTCGGCGCGGGTGTTGGATGGCGAAGTCATGTCAGGCTCATTCTCAAGGGTCGGGCACTGCACCCGGCAACTGCGGATCGGCGTTGTCAACGCGTGCAGCCATGCTAATGCTGCAGCGCGGCGCAGTCAGCCACCCCAGCCTGAACACACTGTTGCGCAATCGCGCCCAATCGGGGCGACTTGCCCGGCGTTGCGAGCGCCTGGCTGCCGCCGGCGACTTGCGCCAACGCCGTCCGCGGCAGGGTCTATATTGGCTGAGGGTTGCCTGCGCCGCTTGCTTTGCGGGCAGCGCGGGCCTGAGTGCCGCTGACCTTCCGGAGCGTGCCATGTCGTTGCCTCCATGCTTTACCGATCGCCGCGAGGCTGGCCAGTACCTGGGCCGCCGCCTGGCCGAACTGGGTTTTGGCGCCGCACAACTGGGCCAGCCCGCGCTGGTGCTGGCGCTGCCGCGCGGCGGGGTGCCGGTGGCGTTCGAGGTGGCGCGCGCGCTCGACGCGCAGCTGGACGTGCTGCTGGTGCGCAAGATCGGCGCTGCCGGCTATCCCGAGCTGGCGCTGGGCGCGGTGGTGGAGGGCGATGCCGGCGGCGGCGGCCCGCACACGGTGGTCAATGACGATCCCTGGGCGCGCCGCGCCGTGGAAAGCGGCAGCTTCGATGCCGAGCGCGGCCGCCAGCTCGACGAGATCGCGCGGCGCCAGCGGCGCTATCGCGGCGGTGCGCCGGTGCCGGAGCGCGCCGGGCGCACGGTGATCG harbors:
- a CDS encoding LysR family transcriptional regulator, which encodes MQDPRLDPVLLQSFVAVAESGSFTRAAQRVHLTQSTVSQQVRRLEDQLGCVLLDRGGRYVTTTPEGERLLGYARRLQQLMAEAVGQLRQSAGQGEIRIGVPEDFAARPLTPVLAGFADDWPGMRLEVTSGMSHELWQRFQDRELDLVLVKQRVGQAPGLASWPEPLCWIDSRSRPAVARDPVPLVAFPVGGLYRGEMTHALDAGGRRWRVAFVSASLASILAAVADGLGVTLLPRRLATAQHQVLEDGGWPAAVPDVELSLHAQPDLPAAARDMAARLAALCETVMGSGAPPADQPKNSL
- a CDS encoding phosphoribosyltransferase, producing MSLPPCFTDRREAGQYLGRRLAELGFGAAQLGQPALVLALPRGGVPVAFEVARALDAQLDVLLVRKIGAAGYPELALGAVVEGDAGGGGPHTVVNDDPWARRAVESGSFDAERGRQLDEIARRQRRYRGGAPVPERAGRTVIVVDDGVATGATMRAALEGVRMAGAARVVAATPVGSEQGLASLSAAADEVICLNTPPSFGAVGAFYLDFSQTSDEEALALLRAAAPPPAR